Proteins from a genomic interval of bacterium:
- a CDS encoding class I SAM-dependent methyltransferase: protein MSTATAFWNWLAPRYARQPIADEAAYEKKLAMTQAHFTPEMRVVEFGCGTGSTAVRHAPHVGAYVGIDVAERMVAIGREKAELAGLRHLDFVVGTLEEAGLEAESFDAAIGLNILHLLPDLDATLETVARVLKPGGLFVSSTVCLDEVAGRLARIGRLVRFVPFMPTVVPLTADGLVAKLERVGFAVEERWDQAAGIVFVIARRS from the coding sequence ATGAGTACCGCTACCGCCTTCTGGAACTGGCTCGCGCCACGTTATGCGAGACAGCCGATCGCCGACGAGGCCGCCTACGAGAAGAAGCTCGCGATGACGCAGGCGCACTTCACCCCCGAGATGCGGGTCGTGGAGTTCGGGTGTGGAACGGGATCGACGGCGGTCCGGCACGCGCCCCACGTGGGCGCCTATGTCGGAATCGACGTCGCCGAACGGATGGTCGCGATCGGGCGGGAAAAGGCGGAGCTCGCCGGCTTGCGTCACCTCGACTTCGTCGTGGGGACGCTCGAGGAAGCAGGCCTCGAGGCGGAGAGCTTCGACGCGGCGATCGGCCTCAACATCCTCCACCTTCTGCCCGATCTCGACGCGACCCTCGAAACGGTCGCGCGGGTGCTGAAGCCCGGCGGTCTCTTCGTGTCGTCGACGGTCTGTCTCGATGAGGTGGCGGGGCGGCTCGCCCGGATCGGGCGGCTCGTGCGCTTCGTGCCCTTCATGCCGACCGTCGTGCCGCTCACGGCCGACGGGCTCGTCGCGAAGCTCGAACGCGTCGGCTTCGCGGTCGAGGAACGCTGGGATCAGGCGGCGGGCATCGTCTTCGTGATCGCGCGCCGCTCGTAG